In Equus przewalskii isolate Varuska chromosome 6, EquPr2, whole genome shotgun sequence, one DNA window encodes the following:
- the BRME1 gene encoding break repair meiotic recombinase recruitment factor 1 isoform X1, whose protein sequence is MTPNGQVSQGRETMTKRRKLRTSAGGEGIHTPRPPKNPRLGDSAGAPRSSQVGHVPHPEELEGSPGRAPSAEQSREEPEQSASSSPEEEAGAPSRLLGQPDEEPAPFPPSQNSVGRFVPQFAKPRRTVRRQAAMREEDLGSGACGSETLPEPSAQEADSQPREEAPGLSSRAAGELGDQTQADSACPEHSSQSAVEPVPRSGDPQPSASTDACAEWGTVVSASERASQGHLWEQSASAPDGGSTEPSGVLGEHGQKGHLPSTDAEEKEPDPGAPQEGGAPGGAGADLPEGHQEEGGGVLGPAPRGLLDPVQTPSGAGGETEQSCGSPGPSSLGTVVVTAMSTDPAEPEQRAPEVAEPGGAPASPGRKAPKGGHGGALLRGTPVTQETTRGRGEAGHEDEPPGDIPGVPAAGLPLAQGTQAPTVGAGESSPLVQEAGPGVHQTLGPGPDGEGLGGVCAPPVLWQPESGRRSRKQDLGASTPPAHRGAVGGLTQEMGVIQGSPDGPRDPTGQPEDPPDSADQFWGGSLAVDLDFLPDSQMRAALEGPDFEAPPAQLFPVGSGLAPCWPGPGPRADGGPLTGAQLRALCGVKACEAARMEDATDTVHGLILELSNLNRLVMSTHRDLEAIRRLPSRRARPARKGPAPCTAKAVGGLHRGEQSWRDV, encoded by the exons ATGACCCCGAATGGCCAG gtttctCAAGGGAGGGAGACAATGACCAAGAGGAGGAAGCTGCGGACCTCAG caggaggagaaggaatcCATACTCCGAGACCCCCAAAGAACCCGAGGCTAGGAGACTCTGCCGGGGCCCCCCGGAGTTCCCAGGTGGGCCACGTGCCTCACCCTGAAGAGTTGGAAGGCAGCCCTGGACGGGCTCCCTCTGCAGAGCAGAGCCGGGAGGAACCAGAACAGTCGGCCTCCAG CTCCCCTGAAGAGGAGGCCGGAGCTCCCTCCAGGCTCCTGGGGCAACCCGACGAGGAGCCAgctccctttcccccttcccaG AACTCAGTTGGGAGGTTCGTCCCTCAGTTTGCAAAGCCCAGGAGGACAGTTAGGAGACAAGCCGCCATGAGGGAAGAGGACCTTGGCAGCGGGGCCTGTGGCTCG GAAACACTGCCAGAGCCCAGTGCCCAGGAGGCAGACAGCCAGCCGCGGGAGGAGGCCCCGGGGCTTTCGAGCCGTGCGGCCGGGGAGCTGGGAGACCAGACCCAGGCAGACAGCGCCTGCCCTGAGCACAGCAGCCAAAGTGCCGTGGAGCCTGTGCCCCGCAGTGGGGATCCTCAGCCCTCAGCTTCCACCGATGCCTGTGCAGAATGGGGGACAGTGGTCTCGGCCTCAGAGAGGGCCAGCCAGGGCCACCTGTGGGAGCAAAGCGCCAGCGCACCAGATGGTGGAAGCACGGAGCCGAGTGGGGTTCTGGGCGAGCACGGCCAGAAagggcacctgccgagcactgaTGCTGAAGAGAAGGAGCCAGACCCAGGCGCCCCCCAGGAGGGAGGTGCCCCAGGGGGAGCAGGGGCTGACTTGCCTGAGGggcaccaggaagaaggaggtggCGTCCTCGGCCCGGCCCCTCGGGGCCTCCTTGACCCTGTGCAGACCCCCAGTGGGGCTGGTGGGGAAACAGAGCAgagctgcggcagcccagggccCTCCTCCCTCGGGACCGTTGTCGTCACAGCCATGAGCACAGACCCCGCTGAGCCAGAGCAGAGGGCTCCAGAGGTGGCCGAGCCGGGTGGGGCACCTGCCTCTCCAGGCAGGAAGGCCCCCAAAGGAGGCCACGGTGGGGCCCTGCTCAGAGGCACACCTGTCACCCAGGAGACCACGCgaggcagaggggaggcagggcatGAAGATGAGCCCCCTGGTGACATCCCGGGGGTCCCTGCTGCCGGCCTGCCTCTGGCTCAGGGGACCCAAGCGCCCACAGTAGGTGCTGGAGAGTCCAGTCCCCTAGTCCAAGAAGCGGGCCCAGGTGTCCATCAGACCCTGGGGCCGGGCCCGGatggagaggggctgggaggtgtgTGTGCACCGCCGGTGCTGTGGCAGCCCGAGTCAGGCAGACGGAGCCGCAAACAAGACCTGGGGGCGTCCACACCACCAGCGCACAGAGGAGCCGTGGGTGGCCTGACTCAGGAGATGGGGGTCATTCAGGGCAGCCCAGACGGCCCCAGAGACCCCACAGGCCAGCCTGAGGACCCTCCTGACTCTGCAGACCAGTTCTGGGGAGGGTCCCTGGCCGTGGACCTCGACTTCCTGCCCGACAGCCAGATGCGGGCCGCCCTGGAAGGCCCTGACTTTGAAGCCCCACCTGCACAG TTGTTTCCTGTGGGGagtgggctggccccttgctGGCCGGGCCCAGGCCCACGTGCTGACGGGGGACCCCTCACTGGGGCGCAGCTGAG GGCCCTCTGCGGGGTCAAGGCCTGTGAAGCTGCCAGGATGGAGGATGCAACGGACACGGTGCACGGCCTTATCCTTGAGCTCTCCAACCTGAA CCGGCTGGTCATGAGCACCCACCGGGACTTGGAAGCCATCAGGCGCCTGCCCTCGCGGAGGGCGAGGCCGGCCAGGAAAGGCCCAGCGCCGTGCACGGCCAAGGCGGTGGGCGGCCTCCACCGTGGGGAGCAGTCCTGGAGGGATGTGTAG
- the BRME1 gene encoding break repair meiotic recombinase recruitment factor 1 isoform X3: MTKRRKLRTSAGGEGIHTPRPPKNPRLGDSAGAPRSSQVGHVPHPEELEGSPGRAPSAEQSREEPEQSASSSPEEEAGAPSRLLGQPDEEPAPFPPSQNSVGRFVPQFAKPRRTVRRQAAMREEDLGSGACGSETLPEPSAQEADSQPREEAPGLSSRAAGELGDQTQADSACPEHSSQSAVEPVPRSGDPQPSASTDACAEWGTVVSASERASQGHLWEQSASAPDGGSTEPSGVLGEHGQKGHLPSTDAEEKEPDPGAPQEGGAPGGAGADLPEGHQEEGGGVLGPAPRGLLDPVQTPSGAGGETEQSCGSPGPSSLGTVVVTAMSTDPAEPEQRAPEVAEPGGAPASPGRKAPKGGHGGALLRGTPVTQETTRGRGEAGHEDEPPGDIPGVPAAGLPLAQGTQAPTVGAGESSPLVQEAGPGVHQTLGPGPDGEGLGGVCAPPVLWQPESGRRSRKQDLGASTPPAHRGAVGGLTQEMGVIQGSPDGPRDPTGQPEDPPDSADQFWGGSLAVDLDFLPDSQMRAALEGPDFEAPPAQLFPVGSGLAPCWPGPGPRADGGPLTGAQLRALCGVKACEAARMEDATDTVHGLILELSNLNRLVMSTHRDLEAIRRLPSRRARPARKGPAPCTAKAVGGLHRGEQSWRDV; encoded by the exons ATGACCAAGAGGAGGAAGCTGCGGACCTCAG caggaggagaaggaatcCATACTCCGAGACCCCCAAAGAACCCGAGGCTAGGAGACTCTGCCGGGGCCCCCCGGAGTTCCCAGGTGGGCCACGTGCCTCACCCTGAAGAGTTGGAAGGCAGCCCTGGACGGGCTCCCTCTGCAGAGCAGAGCCGGGAGGAACCAGAACAGTCGGCCTCCAG CTCCCCTGAAGAGGAGGCCGGAGCTCCCTCCAGGCTCCTGGGGCAACCCGACGAGGAGCCAgctccctttcccccttcccaG AACTCAGTTGGGAGGTTCGTCCCTCAGTTTGCAAAGCCCAGGAGGACAGTTAGGAGACAAGCCGCCATGAGGGAAGAGGACCTTGGCAGCGGGGCCTGTGGCTCG GAAACACTGCCAGAGCCCAGTGCCCAGGAGGCAGACAGCCAGCCGCGGGAGGAGGCCCCGGGGCTTTCGAGCCGTGCGGCCGGGGAGCTGGGAGACCAGACCCAGGCAGACAGCGCCTGCCCTGAGCACAGCAGCCAAAGTGCCGTGGAGCCTGTGCCCCGCAGTGGGGATCCTCAGCCCTCAGCTTCCACCGATGCCTGTGCAGAATGGGGGACAGTGGTCTCGGCCTCAGAGAGGGCCAGCCAGGGCCACCTGTGGGAGCAAAGCGCCAGCGCACCAGATGGTGGAAGCACGGAGCCGAGTGGGGTTCTGGGCGAGCACGGCCAGAAagggcacctgccgagcactgaTGCTGAAGAGAAGGAGCCAGACCCAGGCGCCCCCCAGGAGGGAGGTGCCCCAGGGGGAGCAGGGGCTGACTTGCCTGAGGggcaccaggaagaaggaggtggCGTCCTCGGCCCGGCCCCTCGGGGCCTCCTTGACCCTGTGCAGACCCCCAGTGGGGCTGGTGGGGAAACAGAGCAgagctgcggcagcccagggccCTCCTCCCTCGGGACCGTTGTCGTCACAGCCATGAGCACAGACCCCGCTGAGCCAGAGCAGAGGGCTCCAGAGGTGGCCGAGCCGGGTGGGGCACCTGCCTCTCCAGGCAGGAAGGCCCCCAAAGGAGGCCACGGTGGGGCCCTGCTCAGAGGCACACCTGTCACCCAGGAGACCACGCgaggcagaggggaggcagggcatGAAGATGAGCCCCCTGGTGACATCCCGGGGGTCCCTGCTGCCGGCCTGCCTCTGGCTCAGGGGACCCAAGCGCCCACAGTAGGTGCTGGAGAGTCCAGTCCCCTAGTCCAAGAAGCGGGCCCAGGTGTCCATCAGACCCTGGGGCCGGGCCCGGatggagaggggctgggaggtgtgTGTGCACCGCCGGTGCTGTGGCAGCCCGAGTCAGGCAGACGGAGCCGCAAACAAGACCTGGGGGCGTCCACACCACCAGCGCACAGAGGAGCCGTGGGTGGCCTGACTCAGGAGATGGGGGTCATTCAGGGCAGCCCAGACGGCCCCAGAGACCCCACAGGCCAGCCTGAGGACCCTCCTGACTCTGCAGACCAGTTCTGGGGAGGGTCCCTGGCCGTGGACCTCGACTTCCTGCCCGACAGCCAGATGCGGGCCGCCCTGGAAGGCCCTGACTTTGAAGCCCCACCTGCACAG TTGTTTCCTGTGGGGagtgggctggccccttgctGGCCGGGCCCAGGCCCACGTGCTGACGGGGGACCCCTCACTGGGGCGCAGCTGAG GGCCCTCTGCGGGGTCAAGGCCTGTGAAGCTGCCAGGATGGAGGATGCAACGGACACGGTGCACGGCCTTATCCTTGAGCTCTCCAACCTGAA CCGGCTGGTCATGAGCACCCACCGGGACTTGGAAGCCATCAGGCGCCTGCCCTCGCGGAGGGCGAGGCCGGCCAGGAAAGGCCCAGCGCCGTGCACGGCCAAGGCGGTGGGCGGCCTCCACCGTGGGGAGCAGTCCTGGAGGGATGTGTAG
- the BRME1 gene encoding break repair meiotic recombinase recruitment factor 1 isoform X4, with amino-acid sequence MTKRRKLRTSGGEGIHTPRPPKNPRLGDSAGAPRSSQVGHVPHPEELEGSPGRAPSAEQSREEPEQSASSSPEEEAGAPSRLLGQPDEEPAPFPPSQNSVGRFVPQFAKPRRTVRRQAAMREEDLGSGACGSETLPEPSAQEADSQPREEAPGLSSRAAGELGDQTQADSACPEHSSQSAVEPVPRSGDPQPSASTDACAEWGTVVSASERASQGHLWEQSASAPDGGSTEPSGVLGEHGQKGHLPSTDAEEKEPDPGAPQEGGAPGGAGADLPEGHQEEGGGVLGPAPRGLLDPVQTPSGAGGETEQSCGSPGPSSLGTVVVTAMSTDPAEPEQRAPEVAEPGGAPASPGRKAPKGGHGGALLRGTPVTQETTRGRGEAGHEDEPPGDIPGVPAAGLPLAQGTQAPTVGAGESSPLVQEAGPGVHQTLGPGPDGEGLGGVCAPPVLWQPESGRRSRKQDLGASTPPAHRGAVGGLTQEMGVIQGSPDGPRDPTGQPEDPPDSADQFWGGSLAVDLDFLPDSQMRAALEGPDFEAPPAQLFPVGSGLAPCWPGPGPRADGGPLTGAQLRALCGVKACEAARMEDATDTVHGLILELSNLNRLVMSTHRDLEAIRRLPSRRARPARKGPAPCTAKAVGGLHRGEQSWRDV; translated from the exons ATGACCAAGAGGAGGAAGCTGCGGACCTCAG gaggagaaggaatcCATACTCCGAGACCCCCAAAGAACCCGAGGCTAGGAGACTCTGCCGGGGCCCCCCGGAGTTCCCAGGTGGGCCACGTGCCTCACCCTGAAGAGTTGGAAGGCAGCCCTGGACGGGCTCCCTCTGCAGAGCAGAGCCGGGAGGAACCAGAACAGTCGGCCTCCAG CTCCCCTGAAGAGGAGGCCGGAGCTCCCTCCAGGCTCCTGGGGCAACCCGACGAGGAGCCAgctccctttcccccttcccaG AACTCAGTTGGGAGGTTCGTCCCTCAGTTTGCAAAGCCCAGGAGGACAGTTAGGAGACAAGCCGCCATGAGGGAAGAGGACCTTGGCAGCGGGGCCTGTGGCTCG GAAACACTGCCAGAGCCCAGTGCCCAGGAGGCAGACAGCCAGCCGCGGGAGGAGGCCCCGGGGCTTTCGAGCCGTGCGGCCGGGGAGCTGGGAGACCAGACCCAGGCAGACAGCGCCTGCCCTGAGCACAGCAGCCAAAGTGCCGTGGAGCCTGTGCCCCGCAGTGGGGATCCTCAGCCCTCAGCTTCCACCGATGCCTGTGCAGAATGGGGGACAGTGGTCTCGGCCTCAGAGAGGGCCAGCCAGGGCCACCTGTGGGAGCAAAGCGCCAGCGCACCAGATGGTGGAAGCACGGAGCCGAGTGGGGTTCTGGGCGAGCACGGCCAGAAagggcacctgccgagcactgaTGCTGAAGAGAAGGAGCCAGACCCAGGCGCCCCCCAGGAGGGAGGTGCCCCAGGGGGAGCAGGGGCTGACTTGCCTGAGGggcaccaggaagaaggaggtggCGTCCTCGGCCCGGCCCCTCGGGGCCTCCTTGACCCTGTGCAGACCCCCAGTGGGGCTGGTGGGGAAACAGAGCAgagctgcggcagcccagggccCTCCTCCCTCGGGACCGTTGTCGTCACAGCCATGAGCACAGACCCCGCTGAGCCAGAGCAGAGGGCTCCAGAGGTGGCCGAGCCGGGTGGGGCACCTGCCTCTCCAGGCAGGAAGGCCCCCAAAGGAGGCCACGGTGGGGCCCTGCTCAGAGGCACACCTGTCACCCAGGAGACCACGCgaggcagaggggaggcagggcatGAAGATGAGCCCCCTGGTGACATCCCGGGGGTCCCTGCTGCCGGCCTGCCTCTGGCTCAGGGGACCCAAGCGCCCACAGTAGGTGCTGGAGAGTCCAGTCCCCTAGTCCAAGAAGCGGGCCCAGGTGTCCATCAGACCCTGGGGCCGGGCCCGGatggagaggggctgggaggtgtgTGTGCACCGCCGGTGCTGTGGCAGCCCGAGTCAGGCAGACGGAGCCGCAAACAAGACCTGGGGGCGTCCACACCACCAGCGCACAGAGGAGCCGTGGGTGGCCTGACTCAGGAGATGGGGGTCATTCAGGGCAGCCCAGACGGCCCCAGAGACCCCACAGGCCAGCCTGAGGACCCTCCTGACTCTGCAGACCAGTTCTGGGGAGGGTCCCTGGCCGTGGACCTCGACTTCCTGCCCGACAGCCAGATGCGGGCCGCCCTGGAAGGCCCTGACTTTGAAGCCCCACCTGCACAG TTGTTTCCTGTGGGGagtgggctggccccttgctGGCCGGGCCCAGGCCCACGTGCTGACGGGGGACCCCTCACTGGGGCGCAGCTGAG GGCCCTCTGCGGGGTCAAGGCCTGTGAAGCTGCCAGGATGGAGGATGCAACGGACACGGTGCACGGCCTTATCCTTGAGCTCTCCAACCTGAA CCGGCTGGTCATGAGCACCCACCGGGACTTGGAAGCCATCAGGCGCCTGCCCTCGCGGAGGGCGAGGCCGGCCAGGAAAGGCCCAGCGCCGTGCACGGCCAAGGCGGTGGGCGGCCTCCACCGTGGGGAGCAGTCCTGGAGGGATGTGTAG
- the BRME1 gene encoding break repair meiotic recombinase recruitment factor 1 isoform X5 codes for MREEDLGSGACGSETLPEPSAQEADSQPREEAPGLSSRAAGELGDQTQADSACPEHSSQSAVEPVPRSGDPQPSASTDACAEWGTVVSASERASQGHLWEQSASAPDGGSTEPSGVLGEHGQKGHLPSTDAEEKEPDPGAPQEGGAPGGAGADLPEGHQEEGGGVLGPAPRGLLDPVQTPSGAGGETEQSCGSPGPSSLGTVVVTAMSTDPAEPEQRAPEVAEPGGAPASPGRKAPKGGHGGALLRGTPVTQETTRGRGEAGHEDEPPGDIPGVPAAGLPLAQGTQAPTVGAGESSPLVQEAGPGVHQTLGPGPDGEGLGGVCAPPVLWQPESGRRSRKQDLGASTPPAHRGAVGGLTQEMGVIQGSPDGPRDPTGQPEDPPDSADQFWGGSLAVDLDFLPDSQMRAALEGPDFEAPPAQLFPVGSGLAPCWPGPGPRADGGPLTGAQLRALCGVKACEAARMEDATDTVHGLILELSNLNRLVMSTHRDLEAIRRLPSRRARPARKGPAPCTAKAVGGLHRGEQSWRDV; via the exons ATGAGGGAAGAGGACCTTGGCAGCGGGGCCTGTGGCTCG GAAACACTGCCAGAGCCCAGTGCCCAGGAGGCAGACAGCCAGCCGCGGGAGGAGGCCCCGGGGCTTTCGAGCCGTGCGGCCGGGGAGCTGGGAGACCAGACCCAGGCAGACAGCGCCTGCCCTGAGCACAGCAGCCAAAGTGCCGTGGAGCCTGTGCCCCGCAGTGGGGATCCTCAGCCCTCAGCTTCCACCGATGCCTGTGCAGAATGGGGGACAGTGGTCTCGGCCTCAGAGAGGGCCAGCCAGGGCCACCTGTGGGAGCAAAGCGCCAGCGCACCAGATGGTGGAAGCACGGAGCCGAGTGGGGTTCTGGGCGAGCACGGCCAGAAagggcacctgccgagcactgaTGCTGAAGAGAAGGAGCCAGACCCAGGCGCCCCCCAGGAGGGAGGTGCCCCAGGGGGAGCAGGGGCTGACTTGCCTGAGGggcaccaggaagaaggaggtggCGTCCTCGGCCCGGCCCCTCGGGGCCTCCTTGACCCTGTGCAGACCCCCAGTGGGGCTGGTGGGGAAACAGAGCAgagctgcggcagcccagggccCTCCTCCCTCGGGACCGTTGTCGTCACAGCCATGAGCACAGACCCCGCTGAGCCAGAGCAGAGGGCTCCAGAGGTGGCCGAGCCGGGTGGGGCACCTGCCTCTCCAGGCAGGAAGGCCCCCAAAGGAGGCCACGGTGGGGCCCTGCTCAGAGGCACACCTGTCACCCAGGAGACCACGCgaggcagaggggaggcagggcatGAAGATGAGCCCCCTGGTGACATCCCGGGGGTCCCTGCTGCCGGCCTGCCTCTGGCTCAGGGGACCCAAGCGCCCACAGTAGGTGCTGGAGAGTCCAGTCCCCTAGTCCAAGAAGCGGGCCCAGGTGTCCATCAGACCCTGGGGCCGGGCCCGGatggagaggggctgggaggtgtgTGTGCACCGCCGGTGCTGTGGCAGCCCGAGTCAGGCAGACGGAGCCGCAAACAAGACCTGGGGGCGTCCACACCACCAGCGCACAGAGGAGCCGTGGGTGGCCTGACTCAGGAGATGGGGGTCATTCAGGGCAGCCCAGACGGCCCCAGAGACCCCACAGGCCAGCCTGAGGACCCTCCTGACTCTGCAGACCAGTTCTGGGGAGGGTCCCTGGCCGTGGACCTCGACTTCCTGCCCGACAGCCAGATGCGGGCCGCCCTGGAAGGCCCTGACTTTGAAGCCCCACCTGCACAG TTGTTTCCTGTGGGGagtgggctggccccttgctGGCCGGGCCCAGGCCCACGTGCTGACGGGGGACCCCTCACTGGGGCGCAGCTGAG GGCCCTCTGCGGGGTCAAGGCCTGTGAAGCTGCCAGGATGGAGGATGCAACGGACACGGTGCACGGCCTTATCCTTGAGCTCTCCAACCTGAA CCGGCTGGTCATGAGCACCCACCGGGACTTGGAAGCCATCAGGCGCCTGCCCTCGCGGAGGGCGAGGCCGGCCAGGAAAGGCCCAGCGCCGTGCACGGCCAAGGCGGTGGGCGGCCTCCACCGTGGGGAGCAGTCCTGGAGGGATGTGTAG
- the BRME1 gene encoding break repair meiotic recombinase recruitment factor 1 isoform X2: MTPNGQVSQGRETMTKRRKLRTSGGEGIHTPRPPKNPRLGDSAGAPRSSQVGHVPHPEELEGSPGRAPSAEQSREEPEQSASSSPEEEAGAPSRLLGQPDEEPAPFPPSQNSVGRFVPQFAKPRRTVRRQAAMREEDLGSGACGSETLPEPSAQEADSQPREEAPGLSSRAAGELGDQTQADSACPEHSSQSAVEPVPRSGDPQPSASTDACAEWGTVVSASERASQGHLWEQSASAPDGGSTEPSGVLGEHGQKGHLPSTDAEEKEPDPGAPQEGGAPGGAGADLPEGHQEEGGGVLGPAPRGLLDPVQTPSGAGGETEQSCGSPGPSSLGTVVVTAMSTDPAEPEQRAPEVAEPGGAPASPGRKAPKGGHGGALLRGTPVTQETTRGRGEAGHEDEPPGDIPGVPAAGLPLAQGTQAPTVGAGESSPLVQEAGPGVHQTLGPGPDGEGLGGVCAPPVLWQPESGRRSRKQDLGASTPPAHRGAVGGLTQEMGVIQGSPDGPRDPTGQPEDPPDSADQFWGGSLAVDLDFLPDSQMRAALEGPDFEAPPAQLFPVGSGLAPCWPGPGPRADGGPLTGAQLRALCGVKACEAARMEDATDTVHGLILELSNLNRLVMSTHRDLEAIRRLPSRRARPARKGPAPCTAKAVGGLHRGEQSWRDV, translated from the exons ATGACCCCGAATGGCCAG gtttctCAAGGGAGGGAGACAATGACCAAGAGGAGGAAGCTGCGGACCTCAG gaggagaaggaatcCATACTCCGAGACCCCCAAAGAACCCGAGGCTAGGAGACTCTGCCGGGGCCCCCCGGAGTTCCCAGGTGGGCCACGTGCCTCACCCTGAAGAGTTGGAAGGCAGCCCTGGACGGGCTCCCTCTGCAGAGCAGAGCCGGGAGGAACCAGAACAGTCGGCCTCCAG CTCCCCTGAAGAGGAGGCCGGAGCTCCCTCCAGGCTCCTGGGGCAACCCGACGAGGAGCCAgctccctttcccccttcccaG AACTCAGTTGGGAGGTTCGTCCCTCAGTTTGCAAAGCCCAGGAGGACAGTTAGGAGACAAGCCGCCATGAGGGAAGAGGACCTTGGCAGCGGGGCCTGTGGCTCG GAAACACTGCCAGAGCCCAGTGCCCAGGAGGCAGACAGCCAGCCGCGGGAGGAGGCCCCGGGGCTTTCGAGCCGTGCGGCCGGGGAGCTGGGAGACCAGACCCAGGCAGACAGCGCCTGCCCTGAGCACAGCAGCCAAAGTGCCGTGGAGCCTGTGCCCCGCAGTGGGGATCCTCAGCCCTCAGCTTCCACCGATGCCTGTGCAGAATGGGGGACAGTGGTCTCGGCCTCAGAGAGGGCCAGCCAGGGCCACCTGTGGGAGCAAAGCGCCAGCGCACCAGATGGTGGAAGCACGGAGCCGAGTGGGGTTCTGGGCGAGCACGGCCAGAAagggcacctgccgagcactgaTGCTGAAGAGAAGGAGCCAGACCCAGGCGCCCCCCAGGAGGGAGGTGCCCCAGGGGGAGCAGGGGCTGACTTGCCTGAGGggcaccaggaagaaggaggtggCGTCCTCGGCCCGGCCCCTCGGGGCCTCCTTGACCCTGTGCAGACCCCCAGTGGGGCTGGTGGGGAAACAGAGCAgagctgcggcagcccagggccCTCCTCCCTCGGGACCGTTGTCGTCACAGCCATGAGCACAGACCCCGCTGAGCCAGAGCAGAGGGCTCCAGAGGTGGCCGAGCCGGGTGGGGCACCTGCCTCTCCAGGCAGGAAGGCCCCCAAAGGAGGCCACGGTGGGGCCCTGCTCAGAGGCACACCTGTCACCCAGGAGACCACGCgaggcagaggggaggcagggcatGAAGATGAGCCCCCTGGTGACATCCCGGGGGTCCCTGCTGCCGGCCTGCCTCTGGCTCAGGGGACCCAAGCGCCCACAGTAGGTGCTGGAGAGTCCAGTCCCCTAGTCCAAGAAGCGGGCCCAGGTGTCCATCAGACCCTGGGGCCGGGCCCGGatggagaggggctgggaggtgtgTGTGCACCGCCGGTGCTGTGGCAGCCCGAGTCAGGCAGACGGAGCCGCAAACAAGACCTGGGGGCGTCCACACCACCAGCGCACAGAGGAGCCGTGGGTGGCCTGACTCAGGAGATGGGGGTCATTCAGGGCAGCCCAGACGGCCCCAGAGACCCCACAGGCCAGCCTGAGGACCCTCCTGACTCTGCAGACCAGTTCTGGGGAGGGTCCCTGGCCGTGGACCTCGACTTCCTGCCCGACAGCCAGATGCGGGCCGCCCTGGAAGGCCCTGACTTTGAAGCCCCACCTGCACAG TTGTTTCCTGTGGGGagtgggctggccccttgctGGCCGGGCCCAGGCCCACGTGCTGACGGGGGACCCCTCACTGGGGCGCAGCTGAG GGCCCTCTGCGGGGTCAAGGCCTGTGAAGCTGCCAGGATGGAGGATGCAACGGACACGGTGCACGGCCTTATCCTTGAGCTCTCCAACCTGAA CCGGCTGGTCATGAGCACCCACCGGGACTTGGAAGCCATCAGGCGCCTGCCCTCGCGGAGGGCGAGGCCGGCCAGGAAAGGCCCAGCGCCGTGCACGGCCAAGGCGGTGGGCGGCCTCCACCGTGGGGAGCAGTCCTGGAGGGATGTGTAG
- the NANOS3 gene encoding nanos homolog 3, producing MGTFDLWTDYLGLARLVGALRGKEEPETRVDPQPEPVPGPGGQRPTPESSAAPERLCSFCKHNGESRAIYQSHVLKDEAGRVLCPILRDYVCPQCGATREHAHTRRFCPLTGQGYTSVYSYTTRNSAGKRLARPEKARAQDSGPRRGAGAGAGAGGACAGKSASGEGVGWGPVAAPVGTAPPSDGSKGAGKSSGASPSSCCPSTSA from the exons ATGGGCACCTTCGACCTGTGGACGGACTACCTTGGTTTGGCACGCCTGGTGGGGGCTCTGCGTGGGAAAGAGGAGCCAGAGACCAGGGTGGACCCCCAGCCGGAACCGGTGCCAGGACCAGGGGGTCAGAGGCCCACCCCGGAATCCTCAGCAGCTCCCGAGCGGCTGTGCTCCTTCTGCAAACACAACGGCGAGTCCCGTGCCATCTACCAGTCGCATGTGCTCAAGGACGAGGCGGGCCGGGTGCTGTGCCCCATCCTTCGAGACTACGTGTGCCCCCAGTGCGGTGCCACCCGCGAGCACGCCCACACCCGCCGCTTCTGCCCGCTCACCGGCCAGGGCTACACCTCCGTCTACAGCTACACAACCCGCAACTCGGCCGGCAAGAGGCTGGCCCGGCCCGAGAAGGCGAGAGCGCAGGACTCAGGGCCACGccgaggagcaggagcaggagcaggagcaggaggagcctgTGCAG GAAAGTCAGCCAGCGGAGAGGGGGTCGGATGGGGCCCTGTCGCTGCCCCTGTGGGAACTGCCCCACCATCAGACG GTTCCAAAGGTGCCGGCAAGTCTTCCGGAGCGTCGCCCTCTTCCTGCTGTCCCTCCACTTCCGCCTAG